Proteins from a genomic interval of Treponema brennaborense DSM 12168:
- the pcnB gene encoding polynucleotide adenylyltransferase PcnB, with the protein MLIRYTADAKGKPVKKAVIYTKEEHSIPREKIDADALRVISMLREYGFDAYVVGGAVRDLLVDKDPKDFDIVTDAPPPRIKKIFRNSRIIGRRFRLVHVFFGPKIFEVSTFRSITDGSVGNSFGSMDEDVQRRDFTLNALYYDPVREQIVDYVGGVKDIRKGVIRPVIPIERIFEEDPVRMLRAVKYAATTGCKLPGYLKRKIRKSAHLLSPVSPSRLTEELMKIINSGHAYDIVKFSLEVDLYMYLQPAATAMMYADPKYEHDYFVHLKELDALHVVDPSARLGQKLAYLIYDFTAGLTDWTEEAESRSAAGELYMKTWAQCRNFVLPMNPQRTELEFAIRTVLKKLGISVHIPKKVFGSGSTRTLNESGTGKNGNAAGSAKRRRKRHAPAKDTAAVPSKDAAAAPAVFSRPCETVSESPKSAVL; encoded by the coding sequence GTGTTAATTCGATATACAGCTGATGCTAAAGGCAAACCCGTCAAAAAGGCGGTTATTTATACCAAAGAAGAACATTCGATTCCCCGCGAAAAAATAGACGCAGACGCACTGCGCGTCATTTCCATGTTGCGCGAATACGGATTTGACGCGTACGTGGTGGGCGGCGCCGTCCGCGATTTACTGGTCGATAAAGACCCGAAGGATTTCGACATCGTAACCGACGCACCGCCGCCGCGAATCAAAAAGATTTTCCGTAATTCGCGGATTATCGGACGCCGGTTTCGGCTGGTGCACGTGTTTTTCGGCCCCAAAATTTTTGAAGTCAGCACGTTCCGTTCCATAACGGACGGTTCGGTCGGAAACAGCTTCGGTTCGATGGATGAAGACGTGCAGCGGCGCGACTTTACGCTGAACGCTTTGTATTACGATCCGGTGCGGGAGCAGATCGTCGATTACGTCGGCGGTGTAAAGGATATCAGAAAAGGCGTCATTCGTCCGGTCATTCCTATCGAGCGCATTTTTGAAGAAGATCCGGTGCGTATGCTGCGCGCGGTAAAATATGCGGCGACGACCGGCTGCAAACTGCCCGGTTATCTGAAACGGAAAATCCGTAAATCGGCTCATTTGCTGTCGCCGGTGTCTCCGTCGCGGCTCACGGAAGAGCTGATGAAAATTATCAACAGCGGTCACGCCTATGATATCGTCAAGTTTTCGCTTGAAGTCGACTTGTACATGTACCTGCAGCCGGCGGCTACGGCCATGATGTACGCCGATCCGAAGTACGAGCACGACTATTTCGTCCATTTAAAAGAACTCGACGCGCTGCACGTGGTGGATCCTTCCGCGCGGCTCGGTCAAAAACTTGCGTATCTGATTTATGATTTTACGGCCGGATTGACCGATTGGACGGAAGAAGCGGAATCGCGTTCCGCCGCCGGCGAACTGTATATGAAAACCTGGGCGCAGTGCCGGAATTTCGTGCTGCCGATGAATCCGCAGCGGACGGAACTTGAGTTTGCGATTCGCACCGTGCTGAAAAAACTCGGTATTTCCGTACATATTCCCAAAAAAGTATTCGGTTCCGGCTCGACTCGCACGCTGAATGAGTCGGGAACCGGCAAAAACGGAAACGCTGCAGGTTCTGCAAAACGACGCAGAAAAAGACACGCGCCGGCGAAGGATACCGCCGCCGTGCCGTCGAAAGACGCCGCAGCTGCACCGGCCGTTTTCAGCCGCCCCTGCGAAACCGTTTCCGAATCGCCCAAAAGCGCCGTTCTGTAA
- a CDS encoding pyridine nucleotide-disulfide oxidoreductase, with the protein MKRYDCVIAGSGPAGLGTAFALLEKKRNAKILLLESAEISSGGLRNDCKMNFTYPVGFPSDYWSTGTASPYIARIEAFLKPDILEQIQVDTYAARAQRIGVTLLRIRQSHLGTDGGIKLIKDLTARLAQAGVELAFGESLVSADVRSRTAVTGTREIAYGSLVVAPGRHGFDFLRKFMSRTGIRYTDNSIDVGIRVETRREHYPIVADYYDPKFMFPERTRTFCTNSGSAHVVQEKYTSTAGQTYYSVNGHAYSDNLPPNGLVNFAVLRSVAFTEPLASGQDYAEFLAALAMLTGGGHPIMQRIGDFRLGKRTTAAGLNGDLYDFAPTLKSATPGDISLAMPAKFLESIWKALKKLDTIVPGVLHPSTVMYYPEIKLYANKPVFLNDHFMAAPDVYLIGDGAGTSRGITGAWASGMRAADGIALAQSW; encoded by the coding sequence ATGAAACGATATGATTGTGTGATTGCCGGTTCCGGCCCGGCAGGTCTGGGTACCGCGTTCGCCCTGCTCGAAAAAAAGCGGAATGCAAAAATTTTGCTGCTCGAAAGCGCCGAAATTTCATCCGGCGGACTTCGCAACGACTGTAAAATGAACTTTACCTATCCGGTGGGATTTCCGTCTGATTATTGGAGTACCGGCACCGCGTCCCCGTATATAGCCCGAATCGAAGCGTTTCTGAAACCGGACATTCTCGAACAGATACAAGTCGACACGTACGCGGCACGCGCGCAGCGGATCGGCGTAACGCTGCTGCGCATCAGACAGTCGCATCTCGGAACGGACGGCGGCATCAAGCTGATAAAGGACCTGACTGCGCGGCTCGCGCAAGCCGGCGTCGAACTGGCGTTCGGCGAGTCGCTCGTAAGCGCGGACGTACGGAGCCGTACCGCCGTTACCGGTACACGTGAAATAGCCTACGGATCGCTCGTCGTGGCGCCCGGACGGCACGGATTCGATTTTCTGCGGAAATTCATGAGCCGCACCGGTATACGGTACACGGACAACAGTATAGACGTGGGTATCCGCGTTGAAACGAGGCGGGAACACTACCCGATCGTCGCCGATTATTACGATCCGAAATTCATGTTTCCCGAACGGACGCGTACGTTCTGCACCAATTCGGGCAGCGCGCACGTCGTGCAGGAAAAATATACCAGCACGGCCGGGCAAACGTATTACAGCGTCAACGGGCACGCTTACTCGGATAATTTGCCGCCCAACGGGTTGGTGAACTTCGCCGTACTCCGTTCGGTCGCGTTTACCGAACCGCTCGCATCCGGACAGGATTACGCGGAATTTCTTGCGGCGCTTGCGATGCTTACCGGCGGCGGGCACCCGATCATGCAGCGGATCGGAGACTTCCGGCTCGGAAAGCGGACGACGGCGGCCGGTTTGAACGGCGATCTGTACGATTTTGCCCCTACGCTGAAATCGGCGACACCGGGAGACATTTCGCTCGCCATGCCGGCCAAATTCCTTGAATCAATCTGGAAAGCGCTCAAAAAACTCGATACGATCGTACCCGGCGTGCTGCATCCGAGCACCGTCATGTACTATCCCGAAATCAAATTGTACGCGAACAAACCGGTGTTCCTGAACGACCATTTTATGGCGGCGCCGGACGTATACCTGATCGGCGACGGAGCGGGAACGTCCCGGGGAATCACCGGCGCGTGGGCGTCCGGCATGCGCGCAGCCGACGGCATCGCGCTCGCACAATCGTGGTAA
- the rsmD gene encoding 16S rRNA (guanine(966)-N(2))-methyltransferase RsmD, which produces MRITGGELRGRIIKCPDGVIRPAMDRMRESVFAILGDLSGKSFLDLFSGSGTIAIEAASRGAAHVELVEKDRIKTDTVLSNVSVTEKELGKKISCHFMAVELFMKRCKSQFDLIFCDPPFPYKFHRDLIEIAAERNLLTPGGIIMIHRPAEKPLPDAIRQFERFDQREYGRSIVDFYRNPAETR; this is translated from the coding sequence ATGAGAATAACCGGCGGCGAACTGCGCGGCAGAATCATAAAATGCCCGGACGGCGTTATCCGTCCGGCGATGGACAGAATGCGCGAATCAGTGTTCGCCATATTGGGAGACTTGAGCGGCAAATCGTTTCTCGATTTGTTTTCCGGGTCGGGAACGATCGCCATAGAAGCCGCGTCGCGCGGAGCGGCGCACGTTGAACTGGTGGAAAAAGACCGCATCAAAACGGACACGGTGCTGTCGAACGTTTCCGTTACCGAAAAAGAACTCGGAAAAAAAATAAGCTGTCACTTTATGGCGGTAGAATTGTTTATGAAGCGTTGCAAGTCGCAGTTCGATTTGATTTTCTGCGATCCGCCGTTTCCGTATAAATTCCATCGGGATCTGATCGAAATCGCGGCCGAACGGAATCTTTTGACTCCCGGCGGAATTATCATGATACACCGGCCGGCCGAAAAACCGCTGCCGGATGCAATCAGGCAATTTGAACGGTTCGATCAGCGGGAATACGGACGATCCATCGTCGATTTTTACCGGAATCCGGCGGAAACGCGGTGA
- a CDS encoding tetratricopeptide repeat protein, with amino-acid sequence MPADTDITATDGKAAEISELSKKGYHFLKENRIKEADDAFNKILELEDNNNYALVGLGDSERKQNHFREAIEYYSRCLTYHPGNNYALFGLADCYKALNQYHKAIDIWEQYLMHDDRNITVLTRVADAYRKIRDFKKSKQLYLKVLDMEENNAYALIGLGHLHYDFKEYRDALYYWTRMFELNERNVDIRVLTSIGNCHRKLKTFDKGVYYFERALETEPDNFYALFGLADCYRGMNQQFRSVEYWNKILEKDPRNKVILTRAGDAYRNTGDYETASAYYNKALDIEFDLYAVLGLALISKGQGKYEEAIASLTRLVQSDPKNYRLYIDLADCYMKKNRKTAAIEVLESFQKQGIRSQAVSDMMEKIQSNQY; translated from the coding sequence ATGCCCGCTGATACCGATATCACCGCAACAGACGGAAAAGCTGCGGAAATTTCCGAACTCTCAAAAAAAGGATACCATTTTCTGAAAGAAAACAGGATAAAAGAAGCGGACGACGCGTTTAACAAAATCCTGGAACTTGAAGACAACAACAATTACGCGCTGGTCGGACTCGGAGATTCGGAACGCAAACAAAATCATTTCCGCGAAGCGATCGAATATTATTCACGCTGCCTCACCTATCATCCCGGCAACAACTACGCGCTGTTCGGACTGGCCGACTGCTATAAGGCGCTCAATCAGTATCATAAAGCGATCGACATCTGGGAACAGTATCTGATGCACGACGACCGGAACATTACCGTACTTACTCGCGTCGCGGACGCGTACCGCAAGATCCGGGACTTTAAAAAGTCCAAACAATTGTATCTGAAAGTGCTCGATATGGAAGAAAACAACGCGTATGCGCTCATCGGGCTCGGACATCTACACTACGATTTTAAGGAATACCGCGACGCGCTGTATTATTGGACGCGCATGTTCGAGCTGAACGAGCGCAACGTGGATATCCGCGTGCTGACTTCGATCGGCAACTGCCACCGCAAACTGAAAACGTTCGATAAGGGCGTCTACTATTTCGAGCGCGCGCTTGAAACGGAACCGGACAATTTTTACGCGCTGTTCGGTTTAGCCGATTGTTACCGCGGAATGAACCAGCAGTTCAGGTCAGTCGAATACTGGAACAAAATTCTTGAAAAGGATCCGCGAAACAAAGTCATTCTGACCCGTGCCGGCGACGCGTACCGCAACACCGGCGATTACGAAACGGCAAGCGCGTATTACAATAAGGCGCTCGATATCGAATTCGACTTGTACGCGGTACTGGGCCTTGCGCTTATCAGCAAGGGACAAGGCAAATACGAAGAAGCAATCGCGAGTCTGACCCGCCTGGTACAGTCGGATCCTAAGAATTACCGGTTGTACATCGATCTGGCGGATTGTTATATGAAAAAAAACCGAAAAACGGCGGCGATTGAAGTGCTTGAATCGTTCCAAAAACAGGGAATCAGAAGCCAGGCGGTCAGCGACATGATGGAAAAAATCCAGTCCAATCAGTATTGA
- the rlmN gene encoding 23S rRNA (adenine(2503)-C(2))-methyltransferase RlmN, which yields MATMDKISVAGLLPEELSALPGVSPQFRGKQIFKWLGNGAASFQEMRNLPQHLRDSLSETAAVRSSQIAQELRDPDGTVKLQITLHDGACIETVLLTDSSGRKTACVSCQAGCAMGCAFCQTGKLGLARNLDAAEIVEQFLYLEQVSGKLDNIVFMGMGEPMMNLSAVRKAVAVLTHPEGRGLSARRITVSTSGIIKGIYDLADNGPHMRLAVSLTTADPELRERLMPVTKGNPLPELQKAIAYYTEKSKKRCTLEAALLAGMNTGTASAERLIEFARGLDVHINLIPWNPVPGLPFAEPSAAECTAFVRLLEKARLNVTLRTRRGRKIGGACGQLGKITVE from the coding sequence ATGGCTACTATGGACAAAATCTCCGTTGCAGGACTGCTGCCGGAGGAACTGAGCGCGCTTCCCGGCGTGTCTCCGCAGTTCCGCGGCAAACAGATATTCAAATGGCTCGGAAACGGCGCCGCTTCGTTTCAGGAAATGCGGAACCTGCCGCAGCACCTGCGCGACAGCCTGTCAGAAACGGCGGCGGTTCGTTCGTCGCAAATCGCGCAGGAATTACGGGACCCCGACGGCACGGTTAAGCTGCAGATCACCCTGCACGACGGCGCGTGTATAGAAACCGTGCTGCTGACCGACAGCAGCGGACGAAAGACGGCGTGCGTTTCGTGCCAGGCCGGCTGCGCGATGGGATGCGCGTTCTGCCAGACGGGAAAGCTCGGTTTGGCGCGGAATTTGGACGCAGCCGAAATCGTCGAACAGTTCTTATATCTTGAACAGGTTTCGGGAAAACTCGACAACATCGTCTTTATGGGAATGGGCGAACCGATGATGAATCTGAGCGCCGTCAGAAAAGCGGTCGCCGTGCTGACGCATCCCGAAGGCCGAGGACTTTCGGCCCGGCGAATCACCGTGTCGACGTCCGGAATCATAAAAGGCATATACGACCTCGCTGACAACGGTCCGCACATGCGGCTCGCCGTGTCGCTGACGACGGCAGATCCCGAATTGCGGGAACGGCTCATGCCGGTTACCAAAGGAAATCCGCTGCCGGAACTGCAGAAAGCAATCGCCTATTATACGGAAAAATCAAAAAAACGCTGTACGCTGGAAGCGGCGCTGCTTGCGGGAATGAATACCGGCACCGCCAGCGCTGAACGACTGATCGAGTTCGCTCGCGGGCTCGACGTACACATCAATTTGATACCGTGGAATCCGGTTCCGGGGCTCCCCTTTGCCGAACCTTCCGCAGCGGAATGTACCGCTTTCGTCCGGCTGTTGGAAAAAGCGCGCCTGAACGTTACGCTCCGCACTCGGCGGGGCCGTAAAATCGGCGGCGCATGCGGACAGCTGGGAAAAATAACGGTTGAATAA
- a CDS encoding cation transporter, which produces MQKKIYVAGMADERNEQAVQTAVSAVVGVASCTANALKAQVLVDFDENTAGIEDAISNAIIGCGFDVLG; this is translated from the coding sequence ATGCAAAAGAAAATTTACGTGGCCGGTATGGCGGATGAACGGAACGAACAGGCTGTTCAGACTGCTGTTTCCGCAGTAGTCGGAGTCGCATCCTGTACCGCGAACGCTTTAAAAGCTCAGGTGCTCGTAGATTTCGACGAGAATACCGCCGGTATCGAAGATGCAATCAGCAACGCTATAATCGGCTGCGGATTTGATGTTCTCGGCTGA
- a CDS encoding D-2-hydroxyacid dehydrogenase, whose product MDIVFLDSHAINPDGLSWDDFSALGSCTFYDRTPPDQVVGRIGNAQAVIINKTILTEEIFRACPSLSYVGILATGYNVVDVAAAAKHGVTVTNVPSYSTSAVAQHVFAFIGEFASSVAVHNDSVHAGDWCANPDFCYWKKPLIELDGKTLGIYGFGNIGRRVARIAAAYGMNVLCTTRSARTCGGITFVPQETLFTESDFLSLHAPLTDQTAELIRAETLAQMKRGAYLINTARGGLVREADVREALESGRLAGYAADVVSEEPMKKDNPLLHAPNCIITPHIAWAPRETRQRLIRIAAENLAAFINGTPVNTVR is encoded by the coding sequence ATGGATATCGTTTTTCTTGACAGTCATGCAATAAATCCCGACGGTTTAAGTTGGGATGATTTTTCCGCTCTGGGGTCGTGCACGTTTTACGACAGAACTCCGCCGGATCAGGTCGTCGGACGGATCGGGAACGCACAGGCCGTTATCATAAATAAAACAATTCTTACTGAAGAAATTTTCCGCGCGTGTCCGTCGCTCTCATATGTCGGCATACTGGCTACCGGATATAACGTAGTCGACGTTGCCGCCGCCGCGAAACACGGAGTTACCGTAACGAACGTGCCTTCCTACAGCACGTCTGCCGTCGCACAGCACGTGTTCGCGTTCATCGGCGAATTCGCATCTTCGGTCGCCGTACACAACGATTCCGTACACGCCGGCGACTGGTGCGCCAATCCCGATTTCTGCTACTGGAAAAAACCGCTTATCGAACTTGACGGCAAAACGCTCGGCATTTACGGGTTCGGCAACATCGGCCGCCGCGTCGCCCGGATTGCGGCGGCGTACGGTATGAACGTTCTGTGCACGACGCGTTCCGCCCGGACGTGCGGCGGCATTACGTTCGTACCGCAGGAAACCCTTTTTACCGAATCAGACTTTCTGAGTCTGCACGCTCCGCTCACCGATCAGACTGCGGAACTTATCCGTGCGGAAACGCTGGCGCAGATGAAACGCGGCGCGTATCTGATCAACACGGCGCGCGGCGGTCTCGTACGTGAAGCAGACGTGCGTGAAGCACTTGAAAGCGGACGGCTCGCAGGATACGCGGCGGACGTCGTTTCCGAAGAACCGATGAAAAAAGACAATCCGCTGTTGCACGCGCCGAACTGTATCATTACGCCGCACATCGCTTGGGCGCCGCGCGAAACCCGGCAGCGCCTGATTCGCATCGCGGCCGAAAATCTTGCGGCGTTCATTAACGGAACGCCGGTAAACACCGTCCGGTAG
- a CDS encoding HD domain-containing protein: protein MLSTDDIVYKLDVPAEDGAGTRLARQLTFIAEVDKMKHILRRTLLTDGSRRENDAEHSWHLALMAVVLEEYAAEPVRMARVLKMVVVHDLIEIYAGDTFAFDTAGNTDKAEREAAAADTLFALLPPDQARDIRFLWEEFDRMDTADSRFAASLDRLQPFMHNTLTDGHTWKLGSVSAAQVYERMAPVKTGTPALWPWVERQISGGIKNGWIHT, encoded by the coding sequence ATGCTTTCAACGGATGATATCGTATACAAATTGGACGTTCCCGCTGAGGACGGCGCGGGAACGCGTCTTGCCCGGCAGCTGACGTTTATTGCCGAAGTGGATAAAATGAAACACATTCTGCGCCGCACGCTGCTTACCGACGGGTCGCGCCGGGAAAACGATGCGGAACATTCGTGGCACCTTGCGCTGATGGCGGTCGTACTTGAAGAATACGCGGCCGAACCGGTGCGCATGGCGCGCGTTCTTAAAATGGTCGTCGTGCACGATTTGATTGAAATTTACGCGGGCGATACGTTCGCCTTCGATACGGCGGGAAACACCGATAAAGCCGAACGCGAAGCTGCTGCAGCCGACACGCTGTTTGCGCTGCTGCCGCCCGATCAGGCGCGGGATATCCGCTTTTTGTGGGAAGAATTCGACCGCATGGATACCGCCGATTCGCGTTTTGCGGCAAGTCTCGACCGGCTGCAGCCGTTTATGCACAATACGCTGACCGACGGTCATACGTGGAAGCTCGGTTCCGTTTCGGCTGCGCAAGTGTACGAGCGTATGGCTCCGGTAAAGACGGGAACGCCCGCGCTGTGGCCGTGGGTGGAACGGCAGATAAGCGGCGGCATAAAAAACGGCTGGATTCATACCTGA
- a CDS encoding 3-isopropylmalate dehydratase small subunit, protein MKQFGGQVLFLDRSDINTDEIIPAKYLTEISKQALKPYLLEDLKLDGFDPKADVAGKKVIITRENFGCGSSREHAPWALEVNGIYAVVAVNFARIFRQNMFNCGMLAVELSKKDIDDMFRTFADKDTECTIVINDDGTAKVKLISGSLSKSYHFPLDGFEKALIENDGWLGYAEKKY, encoded by the coding sequence ATGAAACAGTTCGGAGGACAAGTTCTGTTCCTGGATCGTTCGGATATCAATACCGACGAAATTATTCCGGCAAAATATCTGACGGAAATCAGTAAACAGGCGTTGAAACCCTATTTGCTCGAAGATTTGAAACTCGACGGCTTTGATCCGAAAGCCGACGTCGCCGGTAAAAAGGTAATAATTACCCGGGAAAATTTCGGCTGCGGTTCATCGCGCGAACACGCCCCTTGGGCGCTTGAAGTGAACGGAATCTACGCGGTCGTTGCGGTTAACTTTGCCCGCATTTTCCGCCAGAACATGTTCAATTGCGGTATGCTCGCCGTCGAACTGTCCAAAAAAGATATAGACGACATGTTCCGCACGTTTGCCGATAAGGATACCGAATGCACCATCGTTATCAACGACGACGGTACGGCAAAGGTAAAATTGATTTCCGGCAGTTTGTCCAAAAGCTATCATTTCCCGCTCGATGGCTTTGAAAAGGCGCTGATAGAAAACGACGGCTGGCTCGGTTACGCGGAAAAAAAATATTAA
- a CDS encoding 3-isopropylmalate dehydratase large subunit produces MGKTIAQKIFETHVAEKPFQDTWVLKLDRVFCHEITTPVAITDLAENGKDRVFDPSKIKAVIDHVTPAKDSKTALQGKILREWAFRNHIKDFFDIGANGVCHAIFPEKGFVRPGFTVIMGDSHTCTHGAFGAFAAGVGTTDLEVGILKGVCSFKEPKTIKFVLNGTLPAGVYAKDVILYIIGKIGVNGATNCVMEFAGPIIDAMSMEARMTVCNMAVEAGATSGICMPDMTTVEYLWPFIKDDFASKEAALAEYATWCSDADAAYERVYTYDLSDLEPLATFGFKPDQVKPIRELAGTKVDQVYIGSCTNGRIEDLREAAKVLAEALSQGKRIAPGVRGILSPATPSIYKKALEEGILATFMDFGFCVTNPTCGACLGMSNGVLAENEVCASTTNRNFNGRMGKGGVVHLMSPASAAATAVAGTITNSSLFKGNVK; encoded by the coding sequence ATGGGAAAGACTATCGCACAGAAAATTTTTGAAACGCACGTAGCTGAAAAACCTTTTCAGGATACTTGGGTGCTGAAACTCGACCGTGTATTCTGCCATGAAATCACGACGCCGGTTGCCATTACCGACCTCGCTGAAAACGGCAAAGATCGCGTGTTCGATCCGTCCAAAATCAAAGCGGTCATCGATCACGTAACGCCGGCGAAAGATTCCAAAACGGCGCTGCAGGGAAAAATCCTGCGCGAATGGGCGTTCCGTAATCATATCAAGGATTTTTTCGATATCGGTGCGAACGGCGTGTGCCACGCCATTTTTCCGGAAAAAGGATTCGTGCGGCCCGGTTTTACCGTTATCATGGGCGACAGCCACACGTGTACGCACGGCGCGTTCGGTGCATTTGCAGCGGGAGTGGGTACGACCGATCTTGAAGTCGGTATTCTGAAAGGTGTGTGTTCCTTTAAGGAGCCTAAAACGATCAAGTTCGTGCTGAACGGAACGCTTCCGGCCGGCGTTTATGCAAAAGACGTCATTCTGTATATTATCGGTAAAATCGGCGTAAACGGTGCGACGAACTGCGTTATGGAATTTGCCGGGCCGATAATCGACGCCATGTCTATGGAAGCGCGCATGACCGTCTGCAATATGGCGGTTGAAGCCGGTGCGACCAGCGGTATTTGTATGCCCGATATGACGACCGTCGAATATCTGTGGCCGTTCATTAAAGATGATTTCGCTTCAAAAGAAGCGGCGCTCGCTGAATATGCAACGTGGTGCTCCGATGCGGACGCGGCGTATGAACGGGTGTATACGTACGATTTGTCCGATCTGGAACCGCTCGCTACGTTCGGTTTTAAACCCGATCAGGTAAAACCGATTCGCGAACTCGCCGGAACGAAAGTCGATCAGGTGTATATCGGTTCCTGTACGAACGGCCGCATAGAAGATCTGCGTGAAGCGGCGAAAGTGCTTGCCGAAGCGCTTTCGCAAGGCAAACGGATCGCGCCCGGCGTGCGCGGTATCCTTTCGCCGGCGACTCCTTCCATTTACAAAAAGGCACTGGAAGAAGGTATTCTTGCAACGTTCATGGATTTCGGGTTTTGCGTTACGAATCCGACGTGCGGTGCATGCCTCGGCATGAGCAACGGTGTTCTTGCCGAAAACGAGGTGTGTGCCTCTACCACAAACCGCAATTTTAATGGTAGAATGGGAAAAGGCGGAGTCGTCCATCTGATGAGTCCCGCCAGTGCCGCAGCGACAGCCGTTGCCGGTACGATAACAAATTCATCACTCTTTAAGGGGAATGTGAAATGA
- the msrB gene encoding peptide-methionine (R)-S-oxide reductase MsrB encodes MPGRIGTAAVLAAAVILGGCAKGTAKEIRMQKQETDTVRRLTVPQGQKEIFLAGGCFWGTQEYMRNLPGVSATQVGYANGDTERPTYEAVCRSETGYAETVQVVYDPAVIPLDFLIRTYFGIIDPTSVNRQGNDAGSQYRTGVYYTDAADEPIIRSVAESVAREYRLPLAVEITPLQTYYPAEAYHQDYLQKNPGGYCHIPRRKLEEAKQKLAAPHAAGGSPYRKPNDEQLRRTLTREQYEVTQRNATEPAFKNAYYDEFRAGIYVDVITGQPLFVSTDKFDSGCGWPAFSKPIDESLLNTRTDTSFGMMRTEVRSAASDAHLGHVFNDGPKESGGLRYCINSAALRFIPQDQMEAEGYGAYLDLLK; translated from the coding sequence ATGCCCGGACGGATAGGCACCGCCGCAGTATTGGCGGCTGCGGTGATTTTAGGCGGCTGTGCGAAAGGCACGGCGAAGGAGATTCGTATGCAAAAGCAGGAAACCGATACCGTACGGCGGCTGACCGTACCGCAGGGTCAAAAAGAAATTTTTCTGGCCGGCGGCTGCTTTTGGGGAACGCAGGAATATATGAGAAACCTGCCGGGAGTTTCGGCAACGCAAGTCGGATACGCTAACGGCGATACGGAACGGCCGACCTACGAAGCAGTCTGCCGTTCGGAAACCGGATACGCGGAAACCGTTCAGGTCGTATACGATCCTGCCGTCATTCCGCTCGATTTTCTGATACGTACTTATTTCGGCATCATCGATCCGACGAGCGTAAACCGCCAGGGAAACGATGCGGGCAGCCAGTATCGGACGGGCGTTTACTATACGGACGCCGCCGACGAACCGATAATACGAAGCGTGGCGGAATCCGTGGCGCGCGAATATCGTCTCCCGTTGGCGGTGGAAATCACACCGCTGCAAACTTACTACCCTGCCGAAGCATACCATCAGGATTATTTGCAGAAAAACCCCGGCGGATACTGCCATATTCCGCGCCGCAAACTGGAAGAAGCAAAACAGAAACTTGCAGCGCCCCACGCTGCCGGCGGTTCGCCGTACCGGAAGCCAAACGACGAACAGCTGCGCCGCACGCTCACGCGGGAACAGTACGAAGTAACGCAGCGCAACGCAACCGAGCCGGCGTTCAAGAACGCCTATTACGACGAATTCAGGGCAGGCATATACGTCGACGTAATCACCGGACAGCCGCTGTTCGTTTCAACTGATAAATTCGATTCCGGCTGCGGCTGGCCCGCGTTCAGCAAACCGATAGACGAGTCGCTGCTGAACACGCGGACGGACACGTCGTTCGGCATGATGCGAACCGAAGTCCGCTCCGCCGCCTCAGACGCACATTTGGGACACGTATTCAACGACGGACCGAAAGAAAGCGGCGGTCTGCGGTATTGCATCAACAGCGCGGCCCTGCGCTTCATTCCGCAGGATCAGATGGAAGCAGAAGGATACGGCGCGTATCTCGACTTGCTAAAATGA